The nucleotide sequence TTTCATCCGAAAAAATCACGCCATATTCTTGAGGCTTCGCAACTTCTACAGAAAACACCGTTGCAACTCCGCCATGTTTACGATGAAAAGCAAGTCCTTCTGCTAGATCAAAATCAGTCACAATGTCACCGCTTATTACGAGAAATGTCTCATCACAGAACCCTTGGGTACTATTGATTGCCCCTGCTGTTCCGAGCGGCTTCTTCTCTTCAAAATATTGAATATCTACATCAAATCCTTCTCCGTCTCCGAAATACCGCTTAATCGAAGTGGACATATACTCAACTGTTACCGCTGCTTCCTTTATGTGATAGCGTTGTAATAGTTCAATTAAATGTTGTAAAACTGGTTTTTCCATAATTGGAAGCATCGGTTTAGGAAGATTGCATGTCAGAGGCCGAAGCCGTGTTCCTTTTCCCCCTGCCAATATCACTGCTTTCATGTCAGGCACCCTTTCACTTAGTTCATTACCCTCACCGGCGCCCCATTCCCTATAGACTGCTGACAAGCACTTCTATCATTGACGTTTCTTACATCTGACTATGCTTTGTCTACAGTCAAATCTTATCTTTTTTTTGTATTATTTTGATAATTTAATGATACCATTTGTATTTCATATCCTACAATAAGTGGAAAATGTCGAATGCCGTCCTCCCATGCGCCTCAAGGTATTCCGCCTAGAAAAAAATTTCTGTTTCCTTTTACATTGTCTATATATATGAGGATCCGTTGGAAAAATGCATAAAACGACAAAATTACGCACTTATACATGTTTGAAAAAACTACAATTTTAGAGGTGATAATCATCAAAAAGAAATTTTTGAATGACAAGTTTTGTAGTACACTAGAGTTAACATTAAAAATTGGCAAACGATACCTAATAGTTTGGAGTGTTGACGCATGATGGAATGGGCAATTATTGGTTTATTTTCTGTCGCAATCATTCTATTAATTCTTTCTTTCTTTAAAGATGACAAATTGACAGAACTTGAAAACCAAGTTGACCAGCTTTCAATGACAATGATTAAGGAACATTATCAAATTAAGAAGAAGCTGAAAGTATTTGAAGAAGAGTTGATTCTTAACGAACAGCCCCTCACGGTTGAAAAGCAGCCAGTAAAGCCCCCTTATACGGCAATTGACCGTTCAGAAATGACCGACCAAGAAGAGGTACTGTTTCTCTATGACGCGGGGTTAACCTACGAGCAAATCGCCCAAGAAACAGGTCAACCCTACGATCAAGTGCAATTAATTATTGAACATATTGCAAAACGGGGGAGATAATAATGAGTCGCAATCACATCCGCTACTTTTCACTCGGATTAATCACGGCTTCATCCATCCTTTCACTCGTCTATTTCATCGAACCACAAACAGCTGAGACCACTCAAAAAGCGATTACAGAAGCAGACGTGACTGCTTACTTGGATGAACATGATTATGTCAAAGTGAGTGAAAAAGAATATTACGAACTTGTCGAAGCAAAGGAACAAGCCGACAAGACAAAGCAACAAGCAGAAGCAAAGCAACCGAACGAATTAGCTACTAACAATGCAACCGAACAAAAGAAGCCTGAAGCAAAACCGACCCAAGCCCAAGCTGAAAAAGCAGAACAACCAAAAGAAAAACCGAAGGAAGAGCCAAAACAAGCAAAGACATACACTCTTTCTATCCAATCCGGTATGAGCAGTGACGCTGTTGCCGCAAAATTAGCGGCTAACAAAATGGTAAAAAATGCAGATGACTACAATAACTATTTACTCAAAAACAATCTGCAAAGCTCAATTAGAATCGGTACATATAAAATCACAAGTGATATGACGTATCAACAAATTAGCAAAATTATTACCAAATCTACTAATTAAATAAAGAGTCACTGAAATCTAATATTCTCGTCCATAACATACAAAGCACCCAACCAAAAACTGGTATGGGTGCTTCTTATATAGGTGGCTTATAACGAAGAAATCTTCAGGTGCTTCATCACCTTCTTAATAACCGGCACGTGAAAGCTCTGCTTTCCAGTCTGCTTTCGTGATACAAATAAATGAAGCTTGTCCGTTAAGAGATTCCGTGCAATATGTCGGAAACGAAGCCCGTTTTCTTGACGTGTATCAAGAGCAATCGGCACTTGGTGGTGAATAGATTTCATAATTTCTGCATCCTCTGGAATTACCTCAAGCAATTCAATGTTAAGTAATGAAATAATATCTTCGACTGTAAACTGTGTCTCTTTCTCACAATAGCGATTTATGATCAAAAGCGGTGATGTTTCAAGCTGTTCGTCAAGCATACCAACAATGCGGTCAGCATCTTGAAGGGCAGTCTTTTCAGGTGTTGTCACAACGATCGCTTCCTCTGCAGCAGTAACCGCATTCTGAAAGCCTTGCTCAATGCCTCCCGGTGAATCAATTAATAGATAGTCATAGCCATCCTCAAGCTCACTTATGAGACGCTTTAGCGCATCAGGAGCAATTTCCGTATTCGAATATTCTTTAAAACCAGGGATAAAATGCAAATTTGACAGCCGCTTGTCTTTAACCAAAATGTTATCAAGTGTACAATCCCCATTAAAATAATCTCCAATATCAAAGATAACCCGTTCCTTTAAACCAAGCAGCAAATCAAGGTTACATAATCCGAAGTCAGCATCTATCAAACAAACCTTCTTGTCCATTAATGCAAGCGAGGTCCCTAAATTTGCTGTGATTGTCGTCTTGCCGACACCACCCTTACCGGAAGTGATTGTGATAATACGCGCCATCTTCCTTTTCCCTCCTGTCGAAACTCATTTCCTAATCCTTCACTCCAACAAATATGCCAAATGACCTATACTAAAGACATAATTACACCATTTTTCATACAAATACCTCTGTATATCGACATTTTTTTAAGATTCGAAGATAAATCCATTCTAATACTACTATAATAGTACTATTTAGACCTTAAAAGAATCTTAAAATTCTACAAATTTTTTATTTTTTTTAAGGATAATTGCAATTATTTGCTAGTGGAGTTGGCAAAACGATTTGAAATGAAATAGAGTAATTGAGATGATAGCCGTATTGCGCAGAATATTGTTAAAAAAATTAATGTCACCAGAACAACATTAATGAATCAGTATTTTGAATTTTAACGGTATTGATTGACAATGACTTATGTTAAATATTTCCCCTTTAAAAAAAGATTAAACACCTTCTTCTATAGAGCCAAAACAAAAACGCTGCTTCCTTACCTTTAAAGGAAACAGCGTTTTACCCTATTCATTCAAATCATAGCGGATGCCCTTTACAAGATAGAAGACTTCTTCGGCAATGTTAGTTGTATGGTCAGCAATGCGCTCAATATAGCGGCCAATGAAGGCAAGCTGCGTAATCTGTACGATCTCATCTGGAAAACGAGTTGACATCGGCATCAATTCTGGAACCATTTCTGCATATAAGCGATCCACATCATCATCTGTTTCAGCTACTTTCTTTGCAAGAACAACATCTTCTTCCACATATGCTTGAATCGCAGAAGAAAGCATTTCTTTGACCATTTTTCTCATTTTCGGAAGCTGTTCCATTTCAATGCGATGCTCGCGATTGCCCATCCGAATCACAGACTTAGCAATATTCACGGACAAGTCTGCAATTCGCTCTACATCTGCAGATATTTTTAAAGCAGCAATAATGCGACGTAAATCAATTGCAACGGGTGATTGACGTGCAATTAATATAATTGCTAAATCATTAATCTCTTCTTCCAAATCATCTGCTTTCTGATCTTCTTCAATCACTCGAAGCGCCATATCCACATCTTCATGCTCAAGAGCATAGAAAGCTTTATCCAATGAAACTTCAGCAAGCGTTCCTAATTCTAAAAGCATTTCTTTCATCGTTTTTAGCTTTAAGTCAAACTGTTCCCGTACACTCATTTCATAGCACTCCTAACGTTTACCCGAAACGTCCAGTAATATAATCTTCTGTACGCTTATCAGAAGGGTTCGAGAATAAGCGGTCTGTCTGGTCGAATTCGATAATTTCACCGTTTAAGAAGAACGCTGTCTTATCAGAAATACGAGCAGCTTGTTGCATATTATGTGTAACAATAACGATACTGAAATCTTTCTTCAGCTCTTGGACAAGTTCTTCGACTTTTAATGTTGAAATTGGGTCAAGTGCAGACGTTGGTTCATCCATTAGAATAACATCTGGCTCAATTGCAAGGCAGCGTGCGATACAAATACGTTGCTGTTGCCCCCCTGATAAGCCATATGCATTTTCGTTCAAACGGTCTTTTACTTCATCCCAAATAGCGGCACCACGAAGACTCTTCTCAACAATTCGGTCAAGCGTCTTCTTATCTTTGATGCCATGGATACGCGGACCATAAGCGATATTATCATAGATTGATTTTGGGAATGGATTTGGCTTTTGGAACACCATACCTACTTGAGTACGAAGCTCTTCAACCGGGTATGATTTATTAAAAATGTTGCGATCACGGTAATTGATTTCACCTGAAGTACGTACGATTGGTACCATTTCAACCATGCGATTTAATGTTTTAAGGAATGTTGACTTCCCACAACCAGATGGCCCGATAATCGCTGTTACTTGCTTTTCAGGAATTGCAATATCATTGTTAATAAGCGCGTGGTCATCACCATACCATAAGTTTAACCCTTTTACATTGAAAACCGTTTCTGCTGATGCTGGATTT is from Bacillus tianshenii and encodes:
- a CDS encoding endolytic transglycosylase MltG; this encodes MSRNHIRYFSLGLITASSILSLVYFIEPQTAETTQKAITEADVTAYLDEHDYVKVSEKEYYELVEAKEQADKTKQQAEAKQPNELATNNATEQKKPEAKPTQAQAEKAEQPKEKPKEEPKQAKTYTLSIQSGMSSDAVAAKLAANKMVKNADDYNNYLLKNNLQSSIRIGTYKITSDMTYQQISKIITKSTN
- the minD gene encoding septum site-determining protein MinD, giving the protein MARIITITSGKGGVGKTTITANLGTSLALMDKKVCLIDADFGLCNLDLLLGLKERVIFDIGDYFNGDCTLDNILVKDKRLSNLHFIPGFKEYSNTEIAPDALKRLISELEDGYDYLLIDSPGGIEQGFQNAVTAAEEAIVVTTPEKTALQDADRIVGMLDEQLETSPLLIINRYCEKETQFTVEDIISLLNIELLEVIPEDAEIMKSIHHQVPIALDTRQENGLRFRHIARNLLTDKLHLFVSRKQTGKQSFHVPVIKKVMKHLKISSL
- the phoU gene encoding phosphate signaling complex protein PhoU gives rise to the protein MSVREQFDLKLKTMKEMLLELGTLAEVSLDKAFYALEHEDVDMALRVIEEDQKADDLEEEINDLAIILIARQSPVAIDLRRIIAALKISADVERIADLSVNIAKSVIRMGNREHRIEMEQLPKMRKMVKEMLSSAIQAYVEEDVVLAKKVAETDDDVDRLYAEMVPELMPMSTRFPDEIVQITQLAFIGRYIERIADHTTNIAEEVFYLVKGIRYDLNE
- the pstB gene encoding phosphate ABC transporter ATP-binding protein PstB; amino-acid sequence: MKVAKAMENKTKTNPASAETVFNVKGLNLWYGDDHALINNDIAIPEKQVTAIIGPSGCGKSTFLKTLNRMVEMVPIVRTSGEINYRDRNIFNKSYPVEELRTQVGMVFQKPNPFPKSIYDNIAYGPRIHGIKDKKTLDRIVEKSLRGAAIWDEVKDRLNENAYGLSGGQQQRICIARCLAIEPDVILMDEPTSALDPISTLKVEELVQELKKDFSIVIVTHNMQQAARISDKTAFFLNGEIIEFDQTDRLFSNPSDKRTEDYITGRFG